From the Trifolium pratense cultivar HEN17-A07 linkage group LG4, ARS_RC_1.1, whole genome shotgun sequence genome, the window cttcacacattttcataaaattttaacaaaaacttactatttaagatacttaTATGTTGTATATCTAACATGATTAAATGCAGCTTGGAGGACCTCTTTGGAAGGTTAAACTTGGAAGAAGGGATTCAAAGACAGCCAGCTTTAGCGATGCAAGTAGTGGTGTTATTCCACCTCCCTTTTCTACCCTTAGTAACCTTATCAATAGGTTTAAAGCCCAAGGACTCTCTACTAAGGACATGGTGGCCTTATCTGGTACATGTCCTTTTCTTATTATATCTAATTTGCACATTTTTCTTCTATATATCttccattattaatttattattattattataacacaATGTCTTttctgttattttattttacttgagAATTGAGATGACACATTTGGTGGACTTGGATGTGATGTTTAAACAACCACGTACACTGCATGTTATGCTTACTTTTCGTTTTGTTCTAATTTTGACTtcacaaagaaaacaaaaaagaacaTGTTTAACCAACCTAGAAAATTATACATCATATAATTGGTTGGTTATGTTTAAATACTAtaggttaataaatataattattatttcgtaaaaaaatataattattattttacaagTGAAATTCAAGTGAATACATATGAAACTAATTTGTCATGCAAAGTGTGTAAGATAATAGAAGACTATACACGAACTTTTGATTATCTGTTGACGTGCAGATCAAAATCTATAATATTTCTGCATTTAGTACGAATTACTCTAAATTGCAGTTGCAATCATATTTGTGTTTATGTCGGGAAGCTTGATATTGCTGCAAAATGCAAACAAACGAGATTTGTTGCAATCGCAATTATAGTTCCTAATATACATATTGAAACCATAATTACGGTTGCATATGGCAACTTAAAACTAGATAGTAGATATTATAGGATCGCACTCGATTTAAACGATAAAACTATGCAAATACTTTAGTGAAGTCGCCGAAGTGTCAAATACACTAATTATAACGCTTGATTTTAGTCTCGTGCACGGATTTATATACTCCTACTAGCTAGTTAGCTTGTCACAAATGTAATAACTCACATTAACTAGAATAGTTGTATTAATATAAtgttttctttctaattttcaGGAGCACACACAATTGGGAAGGCAAGGTGTATTACTTACAAAGATCACATTTACAATGATACAAACATTGATAGTTTATTTGCAAAGTCAAGACAAAGAAACTGTCCAAGAACAAGTGGTACAATAAAAGACAACAATGTAGCTGTTCTAGATTTCAAAACTCCAAACCATTTTGATAACGTGTACTACAAGAATCTCATTAACAAAAAGGGACTTTTCCATTCTGATCAAGTACTTTACAATGGAGGATCTACTGATTCATTGGTTAAAGCTTATAGCAATAATCCAAAAGCCTTTGAATATGATTTTGTTAATGCCATAATTAAGATGGGAAATATTAAGCCTCTTACTGGATCAAAAGGGGAGATTAGGAAGCAATGCAGGAGAGCCAATTAAAGGGGATCGATCTAAGAAACACTGACATTTCAGATTAAAGATATTTCTGGTGTCCGACACCGATACATAGATCGTGTTTATGTGTCAGTATCGATGTCGGATGTTAGTGTTTCATAGAAggatataaattaattaatcaagtCATGTTTGTGTTTATAAGTGCATATATACCCCAAAAGTGGTGGTATTCTTTAGTTAATCTATTTGTTTTATAGTGTTTTCTTGTGTCTTGGAAAATTATCTTGTTGCTaagtttaatttaaatattattcaaGTTCAATGTAAGTTAAATTGCAAAGCAATGTTGTGACAAAAATTGTCACCTTAAGGATGTGTCTATTGTATAATCACAATAGTTAAAATGAATACATATATATTTGTTCAATTAGCTTTTACTATCTTTTAAATACtctactattattttttatttatttctagtTAAAAACCATGTTTAGTTCAACATTGCTTAAAaaactaccaaaaaaaaaaaaagttgttgtcAGCAGAGAGGATGCCGGAGCAATGTTGTTGTTACCTGTTCTGTTTTGAGgaaaatttgaatatgattatatatagaaaatttgAATATGTTACCTGTTCATGTTAACATCTAACTAAACTAACAACTAATCATTAATTCAACAATTCAAACATAGAATTTTGAGATAGAAAATTACTCAGGGAGGGAAAAAAACGTAGAAAAGAGTGAATGTGATAAGAAAAACATGGAATGAGAAAAGAGTGAATGTAAATGCATGAAACTTACTTGATTAAGAATGGTTTGAGGTAGGATGTTGAAGTTTTCCACAAAATCGCTctcaagaagaagaaggagtggTGTTGTTGgtgtttagaagaaaaaacgtAACTGAGAGGAGAAGTTAAGCTTCTGTTTCTATATCAGTTAACTTCGGTTAACAAAACTCGAAGGGAAAAGCGAACGATTtctattaaccgaatttttttaaagttcgatTCGTATAACCCGAAACACCGTGCAGGGGCAAAAACGTAAGtaaggggggtataaaagaaacgtggggggcctaaagagaaaatatcgaTTATATATTGTTGGTTTGTTAACATGATTGGGCCCATATTACTAGTCAAAAGGTTTGGCCATTTAGGCTTGAAAGGTTTTAGGGTCGACTAAACTTTTAGAGAGTTTGTTAGAAAgaaaatgatgttttctctcccgactccccgcctttcttttataccttCCAAAAATCCTATTTTGCCCTTTGtggtttgaaaaaatttggccaatttatttcggtttatacaaaccgaaatttttaaacatggaaaaaaaattcggttgatataaaccaaaataacataaatattaagaaaagaagaaagatttatgtgaaaattcgtagGTTACCCGACTTTTGCTCCCATTGTCAAACATCGGTCACAATATCAAGTAAGTAAGTGGTGTACTATTACCCAAAAATGATATTAAACCCTTTTAAAATAACAACAGGTTAAAAAAACCTCTGGACAACAAATTCAATCCGCTTTGCCATCCTAGTTGTTTGCTTGTAGTGATGACTCCATGTGAAGACCCATTAATACAAACAAACAATtgagttgtattttttttattttatttaatattacaatgttaattgtattttttatataaataatgttagttgttaatattataatgttagttttttttcttctttgtcaaTGACTTAAACCCTGAACTTCCTGCTCCTTAACCTTTAGCTGAACTagtttaaccagttgagctattCATCTTACCCAATtgagttgtattttttttttggtttacgatGAAATTGGGGAGTTGTATTCTGATTAACTACAGTGAcacaatttgattaattttaattaatgtaCCTAATATATATCCATGTGAATGCTTTAATAGATATGCATCTTTGACTAAACAAATCAATTCATATTTTAATCACATATAGATCCAAAGGCCTATATATCATTATTTATATACATGTATATGGAAATCCTCACAAGAACATATTTTACTCATTTTTGGTGTTAAATATCACATATTAGAACTTGTCAACCTCACATAAATGCGATATCagttcattatttattttattgaatattaTTGGTTAAAATATGACATTATTTCCACCAACTTGTCCAACTAGTTTGAATTGCGTATTGTAACATTATTTCTTGCTCTCTCTTCACaaacaacataaaataaaaaatgaaaacttcaTGCTTGATGGATGCTTGTTTGACATTAAATagacaatgtttttttttttacagaagaAAGACAATGTTTTGTTGGAAAGATGAAGTTTCTCAAGTTTTTTTAGACGATTTGTCCCGTAATTTAGATGATAATTGACAATCACTATAAAAAAGTTCACACGTGCAACCACGATATTCCAATTCAAATCTAAATAAAAATGTTCATCCTAATAATACCGATGTTTGTGAATTCAACTATTAAATATGCTTAAACTCTTATAATACCTAGCTCGTGCTTCTTATAACAAGTATCacaatagtaaaagaaaaattaatgtgCTAAAATAAGTTTCACTCTAtatatttttggcttaaatgcagttttgccccccctgttttgattagatcggaattttaccccccctgttttaaaacgcggacttttacccctcctgttttataatttgttggattttgccccccctaaaattctgctttcgagtcacaactttaaagcttcgtacacaactcaattttgatcaataatttaccaaaaggataccgaaatgaccgtaatcgagttatctttccacataatcaaaccccactgaatttggagttacaaagagagattaattaccgttttagtgaaggtatgtcccccaaaattctgcaaaaaatttgctttcgagtcacaactttaaagcttcgtacacaactcaattttgatcaataatttaccaaaaggataccgaaatgaccgtaatcgagttatctttccacataatcaaaccccactgaatttggagttacaaagagagattaattaccgttttagtgaaggtatgtcccccaaaattctgcaaaaaatttgctttcgagtcacaacttcaaagtttcgcatacaactcaatttggatccataattcaccaaacggctaccgaaatgaccgtaatcgagttatctttccacataatcaaaccccactgaatttggagttacaaagagagattaattaccgttttagtgaaggtatgtcccccaaaattctgcaaaaaatttgctttcgagtcacaacttcaaagtttcgcatacaactcaatttggatccataattcaccaaacggctaccgaaatgaccgtaatcgagttatctttccacataatcaaaccccactgaatttggagttacaaagagagattaattaccgttttagtgaaggtatgtccccaaaattctgcaaaaaatctgctttcgagtcacaacttcaaagcttcgcatacaactcaatttggatccataattcaccaaatggctaccgaaatgaccgtaatcgagttaactttccacagaatcaaaccccactaaatttggagttatagagagatattaattaccgttttagtgaaggtctgtccaattattaattctgcagaaatctacttgtgatcttcaaattcaacatcgtctaccgaacacatcgtaactccaaattcgacaaaattgaaatgccaacaagggtgatttagttagatttccatacatgtaaatagtattaaaaaatgagctacagggtgggaggaatgacgagaataccagtagtagtttcatacgataattaatttgaacagaccttcactaaaacagtaattaatctctctctgtaactccaaatttagtggagtttgattctttgaaaaactaactcgattgcggtcgtttcggtaccagtttggtgaattattgatccaaattgagttatgtgcgtagctttgaacttgaggcttagaagcagattttgtgcaaaattttattgggggggcaaaatccaacaaattataaaatagggggggtaaaattccgcattttaaaatagggggggtaaaattctgcatttttcaaaatagggggggtaaaactgcatttaagcctatatttttttaatgtattattgtatttcaattttttccacaaattaattaatattctgCGCATCATCCATAAGTTAACGATATATTCCACATTATGAAAACAATTAACTTTCAATAACTTATAAAGATAATTTTACAAGTTGTTacatttttgtatttatttacaACATTTTTCAACATATATGCACATATTTAAAAtgacatatcaaatatcaagttttagtaaaaaaaatgtaccatGACATATCGAGTTTCAACATAGAAAGTAGTAAAATGAGTTAATCACTAATTGCAGCGTTGAGACAAAGATGCGAATATATTTTGTGCAAATGGTGACAAAACCAAGTTCAATCTATATATGTCATATTTATACATCACCACCACaccaaatgataaaaaatggaTGAAAAGACTAAACAATACAAATGGAgcatctatatatatttatatattctttCAAAATTGACATATTTATGAGATTTATACGTCAAAGAATCTTGAGAGATTTTGTTGGTAAAATGATTGACTTAGATTGCTCACCTTTATTTACATAGAGCAATTTTGCAAGAAAAGGATTCAACCATAtggtatttaattttttattttattctattgcCCAAGAACAATGGGGTTCTCAAAGCCTTTTGAATTCCTAATAGCTAGCTAGGAAATAGCTATAGGACTAAGACTGCATcaaagtgagaaaaaaaaatatagctaTCCAAgtattataaaaattgaattggCAATGAAAGctatactatataaaaatgGAACCATAttgttaattttgattttgtcacTAAGTTTGATAATGTTGTAGTAATTAGAGAcaaatttcattctttttaaACTCTAATTTTCGTTGTTGAATCAATGATTTTGTTGtagttaaattttatatattaggaTTGAATTGTAATGTCATGTATGTATGTACGTGGTATGTAGCTTTGACTATTGGGGCTGCTTTGTTTCTTTTGCCACTAAACGAGAGCTggttattcaaaaaaaaaaaaatctagtttATTCTAGATTGCACTTCCAAGCTACTCCATCCCCGTtccaaattataaagaaaaaaaaacaaaaatcacacttattaagaaaaagtataaaacataataatttgaaatatgtttttgtgggtttttcttaGAATAAGTTGCATgagaagatgtaaaaataatttttatttgttgttgtttattaAGAAAAGgggagagagaaaaaattaaatgcaatttgcatttaattttatgagattaaggaaaaaaaattcttgaaaatgatttttctcttataatttgggacaaagaaaatgagatttttcccttataatttgggacggagggagtaccacCATCAattcaaatcatttttttttctttttcttttttacattaAATAATCACATTTTGCTGATAAATTACGTAATTTGTTTTAATGggaaatatgtatatataaatacaaatattagaATTTGATATTGAATCTAACTCATttttacaaaaccgacttgtaaggtggTGATTGTCTTTACTTAAAAACTCAGTCAGgtcttatttttaaataatacgTGATTTAAATTGTGGGTGGTTCGATAGACTCTGATACCGTATTAGAATTAATTATTGcatctaactcaaccctacaaaactggtttgtaaggtgatgatttcctttaatttataaacatatattcagacTATCTCgcaatcgatgtgagacttcttaccACACCCCCTCGCGGCCAACATTTTTGGCTTAAGGcgcatatataaataatggatGACCCGTTCAGAAACCTGCAGGTAGAAGGCGACCTAGCGAATCATGAAGGAGACTATCATAGCATTTTAAAATTGAGAGTTGAACTTAACTCAACCCCTCAAGGTGAGGATTGCTTCCACTTCTTATCATTTCCATTCATATATAAAGTAtacaatgaattttttattttttttttatagacaaaatGACAAAGCCAATATAAATTTTCACACACACAAGTAAGGGAGCGGAGGTTCGAACTCTGGTCATAACGTtcaacctaacaatttcgacatttttttgCTAGTCGAACTATgacttaaaatatttatttgaataTAATATTActgttgtttttaataaaacaatattactaTCTTATAATGACATTTTAATATCCAATAAAAAatgtgtcaaaaataaatatgcaatataaatttttatggatatataatgattggaaaaaaaattctaccaaaaaaaggATTGGAAATTGATATGTGCAAGGCAAAAGTAGATGACTCTGAATGTGATAGCATTCATGTACGCTGCGTCACGGCGGGAAAGATACCTACAAAACATGTTAGTATTCTATTGTTCAAGTTAGTATATGATCAAGgaggaatgaaaatgaaaagtgATTGAATTGTGTACCTTGTTACCAAAACTTGCCTTTCGATAGTTGAAGACGGTTATAACCGTATGTGCCAACTGACAACATCGGTCGTTAGGGATGATGATGGTCGTTGAGATGAATTTAACGGTCGGATGAGCATGGAAGGATGAGTCTTCACCACAGGAGGTGTACTATATACTTAACGTATCCATCACCGTTGGCTTTCATGAGAGCTTCCATGAAGGAGTTGTTTGGACTGAATCCAGAACATTAGGACCACGTATGTTAGGCCTTTGGCCCAAtccaaaacataatttttttttaggtttataaTGAGTCAAACAGAATAATTATGTTTTTCAATGGTCAAAAGTATTTTTATATCTACCTTTTACTCTTATAGGTATAAAATTATAACTTAGCAAAACTAAAAAGTATGATTATTTTATATAGacattttttttgtgataatttTTATAAGGACATTTTAATATAGAATATAAAatatgtcaaaaataaatatacaataTAAGTTTTTATggaaatataaacaaaaaaaagattggaaatgattttaagtttttagtcaaacataataattatctttttcaaaggtcaaaaatatttttatatcttaCCTTTTATGCTTATAGGTTTATAACTATAACttagaaataatgttttataaataaaaaataatttacaattCTAGCATAAGATCAAATTTAATCTTTAGTAATCAAACATaaccaaatttaatttttttaatcttctatcatgtatatatatatagtacctTCTgactcaaattattatcagcaaactttattttattatagttTTAATTACAATTCATAAAAATGGTTTCTAAACTAGCTTTGCTCATCCAAGGCCTCTTGGTCATGGTTGTTTTGATCGCCTCCATCGGGGAAGCTAGGAAATTGGGTAAGATTTTCTAATCtctaaaatgagtttttttatttaattctttaaattcaaactctgattaacaaaatttgtgaaaattgtatttattattcataaattactattttaattgTAAATTTTATGGAAGATACGCATAAGTTGAGACGTTGTTTGTGGTTTATGTTTTTTGCAGTTGAGGTTGctgcaaagaaaaataatatggaCGGTGAAAGTTCTGAATGTTTAATACCTGGCATTCTATGCAAACCGAAAATTCCATTCCCAGACATACCACCAATTTCATGCATACCAATATTTCCAGATATACCATGGCCATGTGTACCTCTATTACTTCCACCTTCTGAATCTCCTAGTTCGCCTCCTGAATCACCAAGTTCACCTTCAGAATCACCCAACTCACCAACAGAATCACCTAATTTGCCTTTTGAATCACCAAGTTCACCTTCTGATTCACCCAGTTCGTCTCCTGAATCACCAAGTTCACCTTCTAATTCACCAAGTTCGCCTCCTGAATCATCAAGTTCACCTTTTGAATCGTCAAATTCTCCTTCTGAATCACCCATTTCATCTACTGAAACACCTAGTTCATCTCTACTTAGCCAACCTACAAATAGCTAATGTTGATTTGCTAGCAAAATAATGTTtactagttttaatgaaagcaAATGTAATATTGATTGTCTTATTATGTGATACTTATTTGAGCGTATTATAAATATCTTCAGTTTAGTAATGAGAACGTATTTCCAAATCTTTTACTTTATGCTTGCAAGttaaatatgttattttattttatcatatcatatttatctATTAACCTTAAGTCTCGCATCTATTATCaagaataaaaaagtataagttCACTAAATATCTTTAACTTGGtatatacattaaaataaaCTAGCTAGGATTCAATATTTTCcctcaaaaatataaaataaaaacaaaaacaagaatgtGTGTTTAAGAGAATAAAATCAcgatttagtttttttatctGTCCTATTCGAAACTCGATTGCTGAATTTTTAGAgcttcaaaatttaatttgaaaccCAAGCCTCGGAtcgattataaaaaaaagtatttgttaAGAAGTAgaggcaatcatcaccttataaaccggcttgtaaggtgagaattgcgTCTACTTCTTAACACAGCCCTTCGCGTCTAGTACTATTGAGCTTGGTGAATAAATATATATCGTGGATAACCCAATAACGAGTGACCCAACAGATCTTGGAGAAGTTCATGTAATTGAAAACCGCAATTAACCAACAATGGAAATTGAGGAGCAGGCCCACGCCTCGATAAATTACATACATCTATGAGTTAGTTAATATAGCAAATGAAAGGATCGATAAAAGTAACGGGTGACTGGCTATCTAGCTCATGAATTTGAAgtgaaatatttctttttttttagtctaGTTATCTTTatgtgtagtttttattttcctcAATAAGATACAAAATGATCGATAAGATTAAGCATGACAATGGGGCGGGGAGGGGACggattttgccctccccaaatctaaatccataaagttcgggtttccccaaattCATCCCAAATTTGAGcagggataaaaatgataacctcaAACCCATACcgtaagatgaaaaaaaaagttataaattcAAATGCtacttaaaataatttataagaaaaaattacaaatta encodes:
- the LOC123920877 gene encoding peroxidase 4-like codes for the protein MALSFSSKALLQFCFVLFMFLLLGSSSAQLSENFYAKKCPNLFNVVNSVVHSAVAKEPRMGGSLLRLHFHDCFVNGCDGSVLLDDTSSTKGEKTAPPNNNSLRGFEVIDAIKSKVESLCPGVVSCADILAIAARDSVANLGGPLWKVKLGRRDSKTASFSDASSGVIPPPFSTLSNLINRFKAQGLSTKDMVALSGAHTIGKARCITYKDHIYNDTNIDSLFAKSRQRNCPRTSGTIKDNNVAVLDFKTPNHFDNVYYKNLINKKGLFHSDQVLYNGGSTDSLVKAYSNNPKAFEYDFVNAIIKMGNIKPLTGSKGEIRKQCRRAN